The stretch of DNA GTCACATAGTTTGGCATGAAAGTCCGTGACTGACTCATCCTCATCCATTGACAGATTTTCAAAGGCTTTAGCTAGGGCTCTCAATCTAGCTTTCTTGACTGCTTCAGTTCCTTCATTCTTGATTCTTAATTTTTCCCAAGCATCCTTTGCGACTTCACAGTTGGAGATAACCTTCAGCTGATTAGTCGAGACTGCATTGAACAGGGCATGAAGAGCTTTTGAGTTAAAGTTAGCTCTTTCCATTTCATCAGTAGTCCACTCACTGGTTTTCTTAGGTTTATCTCCCTCTTCATCAGTAACCGAGGGAGGGGACCATCCTTCAGACACAGCCATCCAGACTCTTTCATCAACAGCTTTCAAGAACGCCCTCATTTTGGTTTTCCAGTAGGGATAATTTGCTCCTTCAAGCATGGGTGGCCGAGAGGTGGAGCCTCCTTCGCGAAACATCTCCATACCTAATTTTCCTGTAAAAGATCACAACCAACACAGAAACACAAGGGGTAATGCCTCAAGAACGAGCTTGAGGTCCGTTAATTATCCAGAGGAAGCAAGGTAAACAAATACTGTGAATCAAGAATACAGAGCAACACACAGAAAGAGAAAACAACACACCAAGATCTCGATCTCAATTTGAGAAAGattagctctgataccaaatgaaaAGTCTAGCAGTGTTGTAATCTTAATGTATAATAAAATGCTTTTATACTGAATGTAGAATGCATGAAACTAACCAGAAAAACACTCAGATTTACAAGCTTCGTCGGACCCTGAAAACTCATTTCAGgcgactagtgcttgggttcccttgAACCAGGGTAATAACTTTCATTATGAATCAAAGAtacactttccagtttcaattACAATTACACCAAAAGCAATCTGAAACTAATTCATACAGAAATTACCCAAATGATTTGAACACACTCAAATCAGTATATCATCCAAGAGCCTTGGACTTCAGTAGGCAAGATTCCCTTGCTTCTCTTCAGCTGAACTCTTCTTCAGCTTAAAGATCTGAACTCTTCACAGGATCGCACGACTTCAGAGGTACCTTCAAACTGAAGATCACTTCATCAGCTCTGCaagaaacacatcaagaaacaAGAACAGAGTTTTGCCCTAGCAGAGCATGAACTCATTAATCAAATCAGAAGAGTTAGTTAAAAAACCGGTAATCTCTGATTTATATAATACCAACTCTAATCTAACAAACTTTAACAGCTCATCCAACAAGTAAGGACAGCTGTCATATTTTTAGCTCCCTTAGCTGACCTGTCAAAGACACGATAAGATCAACAAAAACTAGATGACACTATCAACCAGACAGATGACAAAGACAGCAAAATTTGCCACATGAACCATAGGAACTTACACTTTTACTTACAAGAGAGTGAGCTGATCTTTCCTCAAGGATCCGAAGAGGGAAAAAAAAGTATCCTCATGTAAGTCAGTACAGAACCCCACCTGTCCTCCATTGATAACTTTCATTGTAGTTATTTCGAATGAAATGCTTGAATGTGATTTGATGATGGGCAGGTCTAAACCCCACTGCTATGACAACATAGCGAATTGGGTCGAATCAATATGGAGTTCCTATGGTGTTCCAGCATACCAAACGATGGAAGGGTTCATTGAAATGGTTGAAAGAAAAGTATTCAATCCCAAATATGATGGTGATTATCTGCATAAGAAGATTAAGGATATAACTGGAGAGAAAAGGCTTCATGAGACTTTAACCAATGTAATCATTCCATCCTTTGATATCAAGCTTCTCCAACCTGTTATCTTTTCCACCTTGAAGGTCTGTATTTTTCCTTTAAGTTCTATGACATCAAAGTAGTATCATAATCCATACAATTGAATTGAGAACATCTTTTTAACTTCTAATGTAGGCAAAACGTGATGATTCAGAAGATCTTTTGCTAACAGATATCTGCATTGGCACATCAGCAGCACCTTACTACTTCCCTCCATATTATTTCGAAAACAAATCATCCAAAGGCACTAAGAGATTTAACCTCATTGATGGTGGTGTGGCAGCCAATAACCCTGTAATCTTTCAGCTCTGTGTAGTATTTTTCAGtcaaacatataaaaatttatgCTTAGCTAACTCATTTCTTCCAAATTTCCCAGACATTGCTCGCAATTCGTGAGGTGATGAAGGAGATGTCTCTAGACGAAAATTCATGTTTTGACATCATGGATCACAGCAAGcttctcattctctctctcggAACAGGCTCATCGAAGCAGTGTGAAAAGTTTGAGGTTGGAGATGGCAAAACCTGGGGTCTATATAAATGGTTCAAGGGACCAAAGGGTACCACACCCTTAATGGATGTTGTCTTGACTGCAATGGATGACATGGTTGATATCTACATGTCTGTTTTCTTTGGAGCCTCTTCAATTAAGGACAACTATCTCAGAGTCCAGGTACCAATAAACTGGAGTTTGGAGTTTGTGTTTGCTTATATTTCTTAACATCCTTTGATTATGTACCAGGTATGATTCAAATCAAAGAAAGAGACATGTTTAATATCGGTGATTTTATTAATGAAAGTAGGTGGATAGCTTGAAATACACTGAAGCATCAACAGACAACTCAAAGCAAGAAAATCTAGAAAATCTGGTGAAGATTGGTAATGAGCTTTTGAAGAAACCTGTTGCTAATGTCAACCTGGAAACTGGTGTGTGTGAACCAACTCAAGACAAACGCACATATGAAGAGGAGCTTATCAAGTAAGAAGAACATGAAATGACAGTCACCACTCtggttttttaagttttttgtcATAACAAGCTTTTCTTCTTTGCAGGTTCGCCAAAAGGCTGTCGTTTGAAAGGAGGTGTCGCCTTGGCATGGGTTGTTTGTTGCAATAATTGAAATGTATACTCATGTTTGACGATGCTTATTGCTGTTGTCTTTAGTCAAATTAGAAAATACTCAGGG from Cannabis sativa cultivar Pink pepper isolate KNU-18-1 chromosome 2, ASM2916894v1, whole genome shotgun sequence encodes:
- the LOC115719234 gene encoding patatin-like protein 2 isoform X1 → MMATDGKLVTILSIDGGGVRGIIPGIILNFLETQLQKLDGEDARIADYFDFIAGTSTGGLVTAMLTMPNERNRPMFAAEEIKNFYLQESELIFPQGSEEGKKSILMSKPHCYDNIANWVESIWSSYGVPAYQTMEGFIEMVERKVFNPKYDGDYLHKKIKDITGEKRLHETLTNVIIPSFDIKLLQPVIFSTLKAKRDDSEDLLLTDICIGTSAAPYYFPPYYFENKSSKGTKRFNLIDGGVAANNPTLLAIREVMKEMSLDENSCFDIMDHSKLLILSLGTGSSKQCEKFEVGDGKTWGLYKWFKGPKGTTPLMDVVLTAMDDMVDIYMSVFFGASSIKDNYLRVQVDSLKYTEASTDNSKQENLENLVKIGNELLKKPVANVNLETGVCEPTQDKRTYEEELIKFAKRLSFERRCRLGMGCLLQ
- the LOC115719234 gene encoding patatin-like protein 2 isoform X2, whose product is MMATDGKLVTILSIDGGGVRGIIPGIILNFLETQLQKLDGEDARIADYFDFIAGTSTGGLVTAMLTMPNERNRPMFAAEEIKNFYLQESELIFPQGSEEGKKSILMSKPHCYDNIANWVESIWSSYGVPAYQTMEGFIEMVERKVFNPKYDGDYLHKKIKDITGEKRLHETLTNVIIPSFDIKLLQPVIFSTLKAKRDDSEDLLLTDICIGTSAAPYYFPPYYFENKSSKGTKRFNLIDGGVAANNPTLLAIREVMKEMSLDENSCFDIMDHSKLLILSLGTGSSKQCEKFEVGDGKTWGLYKWFKGPKGTTPLMDVVLTAMDDMVDIYMSVFFGASSIKDNYLRVQV